From a region of the Macadamia integrifolia cultivar HAES 741 unplaced genomic scaffold, SCU_Mint_v3 scaffold1183, whole genome shotgun sequence genome:
- the LOC122063031 gene encoding LOW QUALITY PROTEIN: L-type lectin-domain containing receptor kinase SIT2-like (The sequence of the model RefSeq protein was modified relative to this genomic sequence to represent the inferred CDS: inserted 1 base in 1 codon): protein MFSVFKLTVLFLLVRNINGVASQGEEVDFTYHGFTGANVNLDGTAEITSNGLLMLSNDTCRQLKAHALHDNPIRFLYPSSSSAXLFSTTFVIAILPQYPDLGGHGITFVIAPKRGLPGAGPSQYLGLFNETNNGNSTNHVFAVELDTIQNTEFKDIDDNHVGIDINGLISKASARAAYFNNKTGRFQNLTLISGESIQVWVDYDGVHKQVSVTLAPINVPKPDVPLLTESDLDLTPVMEESMFVGFSSSTGSILTSHYVLGWSFKLNGQAKELDISQLPKLPHKRRKPAIMTIGLPVIASALLLAMVVGLLIMVRRKIKYAEVLEEWELNYGPHRFKYKDLYLATDGFKQKEFLGSGGFGSVYRGVLPISKIEVAVKKISHDSKQGMKEFVAEIVSLGQLRHRNLVTLLGYCRRKGELILVYEFMPNGSLDKFLFDPSMPVLNWVQRFRIIRGVASALFYLHEEWEQVVLHRDVKSSNVLLDGEMNGRLGDFGLAKLYDRGTGPQTTQVVGTMGYLAPEIARTGLPNPSTDVFGFGAFMLEVVCGRRPIEPSASVEEKILVDWVFSCKRKGTILETMDPDMEINYEEIKDMELVLNLGLFCSHCDPTARPTMRQIVQYLEGELPLPDLSSLCLTAGGVTSLDDPGFGEEDLNMYPSYSSQNKISSSLEVSVSVLSGGR, encoded by the exons ATGTTTTCCGTTTTCAAGCTTACGGTCTTGTTCCTCCTGGTGAGAAATATTAATGGAGTAGCTTCACAGGGAGAAGAAGTTGATTTCACCTACCATGGCTTCACAGGAGCTAACGTGAACCTTGACGGCACAGCCGAAATCACATCCAATGGCCTCCTTATGCTGAGCAACGACACCTGCAGGCAATTGAAGGCCCATGCCTTGCACGATAATCCAATTCGCTTCCTCTACCCATCATCCTCCTCTG ATCTATTCTCTACCACTTTTGTCATTGCTATCCTCCCCCAGTATCCTGATTTGGGAGGTCATGGAATCACTTTTGTCATTGCACCCAAAAGAGGCCTTCCTGGTGCTGGTCCAAGCCAATATCTTGGCCTTTTCAACGAGACCAACAATGGAAATTCAACAAATCATGTATTCGCAGTCGAGCTTGATACGATACAGAACACTGAGTTCAAAGATATCGACGACAACCATGTCGGTATCGATATCAATGGATTGATATCTAAAGCTTCTGCTCGGGCCGCCTATTTCAATAACAAAACCGGTCGGTTCCAGAACCTCACCCTCATCAGTGGTGAATCCATCCAAGTCTGGGTGGATTACGATGGTGTACACAAGCAGGTAAGCGTCACATTAGCTCCGATTAATGTTCCTAAACCAGATGTTCCCCTCTTGACAGAGTCTGATCTCGATCTTACTCCGGTCATGGAAGAGTCCATGTTCGTGGGTTTCTCATCCTCTACTGGTTCTATTCTCACATCCCACTATGTGTTGGGATGGAGCTTCAAGCTGAATGGGCAAGCAAAAGAACTTGATATCTCCCagcttcccaaacttccccacAAAAGAAGGAAACCAGCTATTATGACAATCGGGCTTCCTGTAATTGCCTCTGCTTTATTGTTAGCGATGGTCGTTGGCTTGCTGATTATGGTGAGAAGGAAGATTAAATATGcagaagttcttgaagaatgGGAACTCAATTATGGGCCTCATAGATTCAAGTATAAAGATCTCTACTTGGCAACTGATGGGTTTAAGCAGAAGGAGTTCCTGGGTAGTGGCGGCTTTGGTAGTGTGTATAGAGGTGTATTACCCATATCCAAAATCGAAGTTGCAGTGAAGAAGATCTCCCATGATTCTAAACAAGGGATGAAGGAATTTGTTGCTGAAATTGTTAGTCTCGGTCAATTACGACATCGGAACTTAGTAACACTGTTGGGGTATTGCCGGCGTAAAGGGGAACTTATTTTGGTATATGAGTTCATGCCCAATGGAAGTCTAGACAAGTTCCTCTTCGATCCATCAATGCCGGTGTTGAATTGGGTTCAGAGGTTTCGAATTATTAGAGGTGTAGCATCTGCACTATTTTATCTACATGAAGAATGGGAACAGGTTGTGCTTCACAGAGATGTTAAGTCCAGCAATGTTCTTTTGGATGGAGAAATGAATGGAAGATTAGGAGATTTTGGACTTGCGAAATTGTATGACCGTGGTACTGGCCCTCAAACAACACAAGTGGTTGGGACGATGGGTTATCTTGCTCCAGAGATTGCAAGAACTGGGTTGCCCAACCCAAGCACAGATGTGTTTGGATTTGGGGCTTTTATGTTGGAAGTTGTTTGTGGGAGGAGGCCAATAGAGCCAAGCGCATCGGTGGAGGAAAAGATATTGGTGGATTGGGTATTCTCTTGCAAGAGAAAAGGGACAATTCTTGAGACAATGGATCCAGACATGGAGATCAATTACGAAGAGATAAAGGACATGGAGCTGGTGTTGAATCTAGGATTGTTTTGTTCTCATTGTGATCCAACAGCAAGGCCAACTATGAGACAGATTGTGCAGTATTTGGAGGGAGAGCTTCCTCTACCGGATCTGTCATCTCTTTGCCTGACTGCTGGTGGTGTAACATCCTTGGATGATCCAGGCTTTGGTGAGGAGGATTTGAACATGTAtccttcttattcttctcaGAATAAGATTTcatcatcactagaagtttcagTATCGGTACTCTCTGGAGGACGTTGA